The stretch of DNA ATTAAGAATAATAAATGCTAAGgattcttttttgttgtttgtttaaaggATGTCTGCACTTCCTGTCTTTTCCCGTATGTCCTTCCTGTTGCTTTGCATTCTGGGTATGAGCTTGCTGACATCTGGCTTCCCTCAGCCCCGACTGTCCCTCAGGTGGTTTTTCACTAAACATCACAAACGCTCTCTGGCTAACTAGTTATCTTCTCAGATCTTGTTCTCATGGTGTCCtactcattaaaaaaatatattataaaatataaaactataTTTAATATGTAAAATCAGATTATACAGTTTTCTCTATCGTCTTTGCAAATATTTTACAATGCCAGGTTTGCACATACTGTAATTAGTGTCATCTTACATGTTTCCAGAAGTCCCAATGAATCAGAGGAGTCCAAACCAGACGACTGGGACGTGCTCTTCCCTTCCATCTCCCTCCGTGATTGGAGCATCCACATGATGTCAGCACCtagcctcagagcagcagctgacagCAAGGCAGGACTGATGAGGGAGGCGTGGCTCTTTGCTCCAGAGAGGGCAGATGCAAGGTAACTGTCCAGCAAAGAGACTGTTGACTATTTAAGGAAACATCATTATTCTGAGACGCTGAGGTTAACAAATCTCCTATTAATGGAAGTAGACTGAATATATAACACATAAGGAATTTCAGTTTGCATATTGTTACCTTGATGTGGTGTAAGGCTGGACCATTTGGATTTTAGCTCTAAAGAATGGAACCATGCACATGGTTGTGGTTTTAGTTTGCATGTTAAACAGGTAGCCTCAGGAGAAATTAGTTTTTGTCAGATGAGATCAGATTAAGTAAAAAACAAGTCAAATGTTTTTGCCCGAGGTACCTGCCGTGTTTTCTGGTCACTAACCCCAGGGTCTGGTTTTATCTCCAGCATGGAGGACGCCTGGCCTCCTGAATGGTCGTCTCAGGGAGCggggatgatgaagaggaacaTGGTGGTGGCTGACGATGCTGCATTTAGGGAGAAAAGTAAGCTGCTCACTTCCATGGAGAGGCAGAAGTGGCTCAACTCCTACATGCAGAAGCTCATGGTGGTTAATTCTTCATGATAATTTGGTCTGAACACATCACGGCAAAAGGcatttaaaactttatttagTAAATCGACTTATTAGGCAAAAGATAACAGCTtaaaacctttatttatttccaaTAACTTTTGATTTCACCACTGTTAAAAACTGTGATAAACTTAAGATTTCAAAGATAGAtgttttgttgatgtttaaatctGGTGTTATCAACTTGAAGAatcaataaatatgtaaataatgtatCTGATGTCTGGAATTTGTGTTTGACCTTATACAACAGTATCAAAATACCTGCACATTTATATGCAGTCTTgctttctttttaaaaactattttctacattgcagaaaaaaaagaaatagcaTGCTACTTGGTCAAATGTATGATGTAAATCGAAGTTTTTCACTAAGATCAAACATGTCGCTGGAGAATGTTGTAGATGTCGGTTAACAAAGATGTCACTAATAGAGCCTTCCAAACCTCACTACACTTCAAGATACTGGATATTTCCTGTGCTGACTGACCTTCATGAGGAGCTGCTGTTCTTTTTATTTAGCCGAGACAATGCCAACAATAGATGGAAGCAATGAGAGGGGTAGCACCAGCAGAGAGTATACCAAGCCTTGTGTTCACTGTGCTCACCAGTGAATATATTCTACAACCTCATCCAAACACTTACATATTAACTGCATGCTTCATTAATCTATATATCTATTTcagtttttagtttagttttcagTTGTGTGTGAAGATCCCATTAAACCTGGTTGACAGGCAGGAGGTAGCAGGTGTTGCGAAAAGTGAACCAGTTTTTaatcaacaaaaacatcattgGTCTGTGGTCTAAAGAGTGTCCAGACTGTCATCGAACAACACTGATGGCTCTCTATGGTGGTATCAACACCAGTTCATCCAGCCTGCCAATCATCTCCTGCAGCTGCATCCTGTTGGCCAGCCTCTGCTTGTCCCTCCTCTCGAGCAGCAGAGCCTCCTCGTGAAGTAGCATCTCTGCAGCCTCAGACACTGGGATGACGCCCGAAACCTCAGTCCCACTGCTGGATCCCTCTGCTGAGCGCCTAACAGGACAACTGTCTGATTCAGCCTTCAGCCTGGGTCGATAAGCCTGGGTCAAAGTAtgcaaagaagagagagacgaGAGGGGCTCCAACCCATCCTGTAAGGAGCACAGAAATATCATTATAACCAAGAATAATGTCATTTTGCCACGTTTGTGTGCCGACTCTTTCATACACAGAAGACCCACCTGTGCAGTGGGCAGTCTGGACAGCACGTTCTGCAGTTTCTCTAGCCcctggtttccatggtgacacaCTCTTGGACTCCAAGTGGGTGCATGTGGAGAGCTCTTCACAACAGGATCTGTCAGATGGCCGTCCACCACGCTGTcctacatacagacacacatcctCATCATGCCAAACGCTCCACACAGCATCTACACACGGTGGAGAGTTTGGCATACTTGTAAAACTGGGTCACAGCAAGATAATGTCCAGTCACAAGTACACTGCCACATCTGGGATTGTGCacctatttttgttttttttagacttatgaaatgtgaaatgttaACGCACCATCCAGGTCCAGAAAACTTTCTCCACCTGTTTCCACTTGAGATAAGCTTCGAGGACGTCACAGAGCTGCCgcatacaaacacactcctACAACGAAGAGATGCACAAAGTTCTAACGCTTTCAAGAGTGTGAAAACCAATGACCAGATTCGACTTAGACATAGCATAGTTGAGTAAAATTAGCAATTAATTAACAAATCCATTTTTGGACACACTTACCTCCTTTAGTACTGTGGAGCTTTGGTAAGAACATGAAGGCCCAGTGGAtgagaggctgacagacaaaACCTGAAGATACAGTAAGGGTTTAGTTTGTAGTATAACAATTAGTTAGAACTAGTTATTCTACTGCTGTGTTCATCATAATTAACTGTGACAGATTACTACTTTCATTAATAGAGAGTAAGTCACCCTCtttttatgaaaaaatataaataatgttTGTGAGGATTCGTCAGGATTCTCTTACAGCATGAAGCACTTTAGTTCTTTCCTGTAGCATGGAAAGCAAAGTACGTCCCTGATGCCTCAGACATCCAGTGAGCCACTGCAGTCTCCTCAGTGAGCCAGAGTCCAAGGGGAGCTGACCGGAGAACACGCGGCtcacctaacacacacagagtgagcaTATAATACAAATGTAGAAACGCAAAAGCGGAGATACCAGCACACAATTGTCCATAAATCTCACAGGTATTGATATGAGCAACGTCCTGTCCAGCTGCTGTACTCGCTGTGTCATCAGGTTCTCCAGAGTTCCTGCAGCAAGCAGCCAGCCCAGGGCCAGGAGGAGGTCTCTGCTGGAGAAACCTGTCCCCTCCTGCCCTCTTTCCTCCGTCTCATACATCCAGTCTGCATAGTAGCCAGTCTGCCACAGGCCTGCAGTTACCAGCTTTCTGCACTCTGAGGCCAGACACAGAGAACATGTCGTTACTTGGCAGTCACTGCTAAATAAAgacagttatttatttattttactgacctcctctcagctgtgtgcagactTCATCTGAAACAATTCCACTGTTTTGAAGAATGCTGGCTAGAAGCTGCCAGAACTGATCCTCCTGGCAGACAACAGGCAGAAAGATGATAACACACTATGATTATAGTTTGTATGATAAACTGCATTTATCATACAATTATTCTGCTTATTATTtgaaataatttgtttttttggaagcCCATAAAGACACTTTAACacgtattatttatttaattgttGATTATATCCAGGCAAAACTAAACGGTTTTTTTAGTAAGCAGTGGGAGCATTAAGTGTTCCATGTGTTTCCTAAATTTAACTACCAAGATAAAACATTAGTATACCAACATAATACACCGCTCagaataaagggaacactaaaataaactcCTAGATCTCactgaatgaaatattccagttgaaaaccttcgttcattacatagtggaacaCATTAAGAACTAAATAACATAACAATGATCAATGTGAATCAGCTGGAACTGATCCACAGTCGGTGTTGATCCTAGAgcacaggctgatttcacagtgtGACTGACTCGGAGTCACACTGTTGTTTAGGTATTGTCTTATTTTTTTGAGCCACGTACCTCGTTTCCACAACCGAATTTAGCCCGTCGGAAGGTCTCCGGTGTGGGTACAGGGTCCAGGCCTGTGGCCGTCAGGAGTCTACACAGAGCTCCGATGACCTGCTTCACTTCCACGCTCACGGGCGCTTTACTCCGCTGCATTGCGGCCTCGTGTCACTGCACACGCGTGGACACGCGCTCTATCTACGCAGCTGCTACACGGAGACGAGCAGAGCCGCTGTCACTTCTTCTTTAAACACATTTCCACCGAGACTGTTGATATTTCGCGCGGAAACAATAACTTCCGGGTTTGAAGCCGTTGCCAAGGAAGCGAATGAGAGTCACTTTGATTGGAGTTTGTGTTAACCAATAGCAAACGTGGATCTTAGAGCAGTGGGTCTGACTGAGCAGGGCTCGTGGTTAAACTACTTTctctatttttttaactcaccaACTCATTCTAAAGGTTAAAAATATTAACAAATACCCAGAGCTTAAAGTTACACTGTTACATTACTGTTTCTCCCAACCAACGTTCAAAAAATCAATTTTCCAAAAACACTTCAGAAACACTTCACAGGACATAAAACCCCAGAAACAAAGTCCACCAAACCCGTACATAGACTCCACCTGTGCTTTTATTACTTATCAAATAATAAAAGTGGATCAAAGTTTAACTAGTACAATACAATGTTATATTATTAAGATGCATTTAAAATATCAAAATCATTTAACAAACATGCctgaaatcatttaaaaaaatgtatttacataaatatTTTTGCATTTAACCCTTGTGCATAGACCTTTTACTTAACTTCAGctctgatcaaaagtagtaaaaaaaatcattttcccccaggattttaaccctttaatcaccaatttcataaggggtggtgccgctaaatggaaaaaaaacacacataatggctcatttttaatacaaaaggtgaatgtggactggatttttttaacctttattacagtcttggtcatgtcaaacatcagtaacaacactgactttaatgcattattagtttttgcacagaactggattttcattttttctcccttattgttcgtggacatttttgtcccatagacttccattataaacacattttttgactgcacagccatggcactacataatcatgcattcctgattgttg from Parambassis ranga chromosome 22, fParRan2.1, whole genome shotgun sequence encodes:
- the pth2 gene encoding tuberoinfundibular peptide of 39 residues translates to MSALPVFSRMSFLLLCILGMSLLTSGFPQPRLSLRSPNESEESKPDDWDVLFPSISLRDWSIHMMSAPSLRAAADSKAGLMREAWLFAPERADASMEDAWPPEWSSQGAGMMKRNMVVADDAAFREKSKLLTSMERQKWLNSYMQKLMVVNSS
- the tedc1 gene encoding tubulin epsilon and delta complex protein 1 isoform X2 — protein: MQRSKAPVSVEVKQVIGALCRLLTATGLDPVPTPETFRRAKFGCGNEEDQFWQLLASILQNSGIVSDEVCTQLRGECRKLVTAGLWQTGYYADWMYETEERGQEGTGFSSRDLLLALGWLLAAGTLENLMTQRVQQLDRTLLISIPVSRVFSGQLPLDSGSLRRLQWLTGCLRHQGRTLLSMLQERTKVLHAVLSVSLSSTGPSCSYQSSTVLKEECVCMRQLCDVLEAYLKWKQVEKVFWTWMDSVVDGHLTDPVVKSSPHAPTWSPRVCHHGNQGLEKLQNVLSRLPTAQDGLEPLSSLSSLHTLTQAYRPRLKAESDSCPVRRSAEGSSSGTEVSGVIPVSEAAEMLLHEEALLLERRDKQRLANRMQLQEMIGRLDELVLIPP
- the tedc1 gene encoding tubulin epsilon and delta complex protein 1 isoform X1 → MQRSKAPVSVEVKQVIGALCRLLTATGLDPVPTPETFRRAKFGCGNEEDQFWQLLASILQNSGIVSDEVCTQLRGECRKLVTAGLWQTGYYADWMYETEERGQEGTGFSSRDLLLALGWLLAAGTLENLMTQRVQQLDRTLLISIPVSRVFSGQLPLDSGSLRRLQWLTGCLRHQGRTLLSMLQERTKVLHAVLSVSLSSTGPSCSYQSSTVLKEECVCMRQLCDVLEAYLKWKQVEKVFWTWMDSVVDGHLTDPVVKSSPHAPTWSPRVCHHGNQGLEKLQNVLSRLPTAQVGLLCMKESAHKRGKMTLFLVIMIFLCSLQDGLEPLSSLSSLHTLTQAYRPRLKAESDSCPVRRSAEGSSSGTEVSGVIPVSEAAEMLLHEEALLLERRDKQRLANRMQLQEMIGRLDELVLIPP